From the Lathyrus oleraceus cultivar Zhongwan6 chromosome 4, CAAS_Psat_ZW6_1.0, whole genome shotgun sequence genome, one window contains:
- the LOC127073988 gene encoding F-box/kelch-repeat protein At3g06240 → MEKKTLYLPHELIILILLKLPVISVIRLKWVCKLWFSLISDSQFASSHFEHAASHTSKLVWLKFPNISSRDFEASFSEASPSRELNFRTASRCPVIKGSCRGFLFLHSWVIIYLWNPCTGFHTEIPTSPFGSKLNSAAMNHLYGFGYDHSRDDYLVVLYIPDFANSSSHLEVFSFRDHKWKEIAGTHGPYFSYSPGGLFFNGAIHWMVERDDDVQLIVAFDLMERELLEIPFPDEFEPSVNLDVWVFGEFLSVWTKKNDTLEIFVMKEYKVHSSWTKTLVFRLPIIYHDLQFSYFIPICLTKSGDIIGEANDCFMRLNAEGQLLEINSDISNTSGSKTVIYTESLLSLPGGDIQQV, encoded by the coding sequence ATGGAGAAGAAGACGCTGTATCTACCTCATGAATTGATCATTCTGATCCTGCTGAAATTGCCGGTGATTTCTGTTATACGTTTGAAATGGGTTTGTAAGTTATGGTTTTCTCTTATCTCTGATTCCCAATTTGCATCTTCACATTTTGAACATGCCGCCTCACACACTAGTAAACTTGTATGGTTGAAATTTCCTAATATTAGTTCTAGAGATTTTGAAGCATCATTTAGTGAAGCTTCACCTTCCCGGGAGCTTAATTTTAGGACGGCTTCTCGTTGTCCAGTAATTAAAGGTTCATGCAGAGGATTTCTATTCCTGCACAGTTGGGTTATAATCTATCTATGGAATCCATGCACTGGATTTCACACAGAAATACCTACGTCTCCTTTTGGTTCCAAATTAAACTCTGCTGCTATGAATCATCTATATGGCTTTGGTTATGACCACTCAAGAGATGATTACTTGGTAGTTTTATATATTCCAGATTTCGCTAATAGTTCATCCCATTTAGAGGTTTTTTCATTTAGAGATCATAAGTGGAAAGAAATTGCGGGTACTCACGGCCCTTATTTCTCTTACTCACCTGGGGGGTTGTTCTTTAATGGGGCTATTCATTGGATGGTTGAGCGCGATGACGATGTACAACTTATTGTTGCTTTTGATTTAATGGAAAGGGAATTGTTAGAGATACCTTTTCCAGATGAATTTGAGCCGAGTGTAAACCTTGATGTGTGGGTATTTGGAGAATTTCTCAGTGTGTGGACAAAAAAGAATGACACACTTGAAATTTTTGTGATGAAAGAATACAAAGTGCATTCCTCTTGGACTAAGACTCTTGTTTTTCGTCTTCCTATTATTTATCATGATCTTCAATTTTCTTATTTTATCCCTATATGCCTTACAAAAAGTGGTGATATTATTGGAGAAGCTAATGATTGTTTTATGAGGTTAAATGCCGAAGGACAGTTGTTAGAGATTAACTCCGACATTAGCAATACAAGTGGATCCAAAACTGTCATCTATACGGAGTCTCTACTTTCACTTCCTGGCGGTGACATCCAGCAAGTTTAA